cgttgttccactttttccgttcatcttcacagttagagaaaaccgatacgcgcacttgacttatcagtacatactgacccgtctccggcgaaccagtcgggggatcaagataagactttgtacctttgcgtatcatagtaggaactattgtcgcaacaaatcttatctcattattggcagcagaagccgcgatacacgacgaggtcggatactttttgattggacctcgtacaTAGTAAAGGTAAGTCATAATAGTTGTGTTGTTAGTTGGTAAAAAAAACCATGGATTAAGCAGATCCTTCTCAGCCCTTCCATTCTTGTTGAGTATTCTTCAAGGCTGCATACTCAAATATCAAGATCTTATATTTAacctaaaacatatatttaactgtttgaagtttgtttttgatgatggaaggattgtgaaggaaacatgattttttcggacatttgctattggtcagtgatacaaaaaaatcagtaacactacatttcaagatctataatctgatctcttcttcaggtaaataactaaactaagaCATAatcacaaactaggttaaaataaacaaatcataccagagcattgtctcccggatcatatcagaggtattcgtagtcgggaacggtttcgggggtgcttagggaccatctgttttgggcctcgtcgggttgacgatatcgtggcatagggtatgggacgatggctttgtatgaatggtgatggatgaatgtctgttaatttccttgtaagttttattctatttatttatttttagtttcatagagaacctttatttcattttattactttatataaatagagattataatttttgattgtaaaatagtaatgtaaactgtattgtggctcttgttttacagtaatagtagagtttattaatttatggttaggtgtaagagaggacttaatagtcctaacctcgccaattgaatatgttttacgttgtattcaataaagacatttttcatttcatttttcattttttttcattgtaacacgtataagtcaggaatcaaccatgttgtgtgtcaacttcactaactctaaaatcaTAGGTGGTTGGTCAacgaatgcagacatattgtgacctgtattctgtagttcagttttgataattagtgttgtgtttaatttttattaagtgcatgttttagagttagtgaagttgacacacaacatggtggttgttattcctgactGTAGGGGCGAGAGAAGCCGCTCAAAATTGTAATCAGCTAGCTGCCAGGTACTGATGACCTGGAGCTCTCTCATGTCCTGACATATGAGGGGTATGCTGTCGACGAGATTGCAAGACTGAAGATCACAGAGTCAACCAGGACCTGGCTAGTCACGCTGACCACGGACTGTGAACGTGAGAATCTGGACATGAGGCGAGCGAGTGACATTTACAAAGTCATTAGCCTGCTCCACGTCCGGGGTCTATCACACCCTACAAGAAGCCCGCCAGCCCACCACAATGCTTCAGATGCCAAGGTTTTGGCCACTGCTCCGGCAACTGAGGAAAAGCAATGTGCTGAAAAGCACCTGAGTATGGACTTTCCAAAAGATCCATCGGAAAAGGGGCGCTACTGCAACTGTTGCGGTGACCACAGAGGCTGCAAAAAAACTTTAAGAACACCAAGGTAACAGCGGTCAGGATGGGTTAGAGGCCCAAATTCATTTATCCAGCAAGGCGATCCAGTGCCCAGCCGGTAAAGAGACCTGCCCTGGAATACGAAGATGGAGAGGGAGCTGAGAACCCAGCAAAGAGGCTGCCTCGCCCACCGGGGCCCATAGAGGACCAACCGATCACCCAGAAGCCCAGAGCCATACCGAGGCAGAAGATGGATTGGCCACTTGTCCCAACTACCCTGCCAGCAACAGACAAAACATCGTCTACCAGCGCAGGAGTGATGGGAGCCGCCCCTGCCACCCAGCGCAGCCTCCAATCATCCTAGCTGAGATTGCTGCGCAGTTGACCACCATCACACCCCGCTCCTCTCGTGGTAGTTGCCTTCTGCGGCTCAACCTCCAACTGCTAGACAGCCACAGAGACCAAGCAATCCTAGTTGACCGGCGAGCCATTAAGCTTGTCCCTCAGAAGCTGCTCGAAGACTTGGAGGAGAGGTCACGAGGCCATCCCAGAGACCAGTGCCGGCATTCCGGCGTTATTActgtttaataattcttttttttattaatatttgtgtaatatttacaaatttactccAAATagcttgttatatatttttgagagAATAAATCTTTAAGCTGCTTAGATCCAGGATATTCTGATAAAAATTATTCTGTCATAACTGACATGGCAGTCTTACCTGAAATATGAAGCCTGGTGGCTTAGTCTGACCATATGGCCCAGGATTGATGTTTTCCATGTAccaagtaattaaattatataagatcACGTCCACAACCAACATTGTAGATGCCAGACCTACAGACACTCTGTCACCTCTGGTACCACTATCAAAGAGGCTGCTCATCGTCCACTTGTGTCCTTAAACATTTAATGCATGATGTCAGTAGTATAGAACAAATATATAGCGtgactattaattttaataagttaataaattgtaattatactttaatacttTGTGTAATTGTTCTGGATGGAAAAGTCTTAGAGATTTTAAACATGGTATATCAGTTCTTTTTGGTCCAAGGGATATCACTACTTATTTTGTGGTCAAAGAACAGTTTGTCTTTCTATCTGTCCAGCCACCTGTCTGTCAGATAACTCTTGGTAGGAAAGTCATAGAtactacttaaaactttgtacatagtTTCTAATTAAACAACACAGTTCCTATTTagtctgtatttttaataaaacctgaaaagctattgaaaatatttaaatcttttagcaagttttgtttcaattataataacatgttactatacaaaataattaccgcTCTTATGGAAATCATTGATTACATCAATACTCCACTGTAGGGCAATGGAAGGCCACAGGCAGGAAagcgtatttaaaaataaaccatgttTGCTTGGAGAGGTGACGAATATGATATTCAGATATATGGTGCCTATGTACCATAATATTACCCCAATAATTATGGCGATCGTACCTGTAACAAACATAATACAGCAGTATGTACGTTCTTCATAACTTAGCTgcttatagttattaaaaatacatggtatttttttacatcttttacTACCTTCTTATTTTAGAGCCCACACTCATGGCCATTTTTTATGAGCATTGCACTATGGGCATATAAGCAAGTACGCCTCCTGCAACCCTCTTGTTTGTAACATGGGATGCACCACTTCTGCTTGTTTTCTTAAATGCCGATACACAATGATAATTTGATTTTTCCTTCCGCTCAGCATCCAAAGATTTATTCCAATCATAAAAATCTTCAGAAAAAATGTTGTAGTTTATTCTCATCTTGAATCAAACGGCAAGGCATATGCAAAAACAAcctgtagattttaaatacaataaccaGTCCTATTAAAAAATTCACCATTAAGGAGCCCATCAAGAAATACCTTTTCTGAAATACTGCAAGTggttttaacatttgtttttaacaacATTGTTGCTTTGAAGTATATCTGCCTGTGGGTTTTGTTTTAAGTTAGAATGGACAAATTTTTGCTCATGTTTGTCATGTGTAATGTTCTATTATAACGGGTCCTCttgattaaaatcaaaactattttaaagcttggttttttaaaattcaatcagaATCAGAGTTAGAATaatctttattaacaatttctttaagaaatgtaatagtgacatatgtacaaaattatgttttataaaatacacgataaaatgtataacattaagtccaggtcatttaaaaaaattaatccataGAGTAAATTGGATTGTCTATTAGGAGATTCTTCAGCTTCTTCTTTAATGTAGAACCAGTTTCTTCCCTGAGATCCTGAGGTAGGTGGTTGAGAACTTTAGTAACAGCATATATTGGTTTTCTTGCAAATAGAGAAGTTCGGTGAGCTGGTAGGCTGAAAAGTTTGGCATGTCTCGTATTATAATTTTCCTTGGGCAGGTTGTTTCAGAGATGCGTAGTGTCCCACCTCACAGATGTATAATGCATAAACATTCAGTATGTGAAGGTTTTTAAAGTGCTCATGGTAGCTCTCCATATGATTTATGCCTGCTATAGTTCTTATTGCTCTCTTTTGTAGTATTACAATCCGATCAATTTTAAGCTTCTGTTCTATAGGAGTTGAATCTTCAAAAGATATGTCAGACGAGAATGATAAAATGCTTCAACGTACATTTAAGATGAAGTCTGTGTCCATAGTGGAACAGTTTGGGGTGTAACAGTATTTTCTAGATATGTTTTTGGGCCTTATTTATCATCATGAACATGATCTTATTTTTGATTATGTGATTGTGTTTCAGGAAGACCattaaaagatatttgtttttTCGTACATTTTTGGGTAACTCTCCTCATCTTCCTGTTTTTGAGTTGCAATCTTGCGGGTTTCAGGGCCACAAGCCTTTTCTTCTCACTCATATTTTAATTGATCACTTGATAGTACATAATCACAAGGCAATTGACACCTAAAAATATGGTGAAACAATAAGACAGTACACTAAACAGACACTATGTGACATTCTAGCAAATCCTGGTGGTATTTTGACAAGCACAATGGTGATGCCAGGTGAAGAAGATGGGTTGAAGATAAAGGTGAGGTGGTAAGGTTGAGGCAGTAATACAGCAATATTACAGGCACCTACCTAAACCAAAGTAGGATAGCAGTAgaggttattttatttgtgtagtgTAATGTTTTCTCATATCCATCCCCTGCTTCAGCTGCTAGCACTCAGCAGTTGCGGTCACACTTAAAGCCAGCTGAGCTTTGGGCAGTAAATGCATAGCACTGTTCTAAAGATCAGGTCGTTGTGTAAAACACATCATTTGCTTGAATAACTGACTTGGTTGTTTACTAACTGAATAGCTAAGTCTGCAATAAATTAGAAACAGCATTTCAGTGATTCATTGCTGTTCTACTGTATTTGACTATGAGATCATAAAAACCTCcagataaataagtttttttcttgatttgatatgaaataaaattttaccactCCTGCCATCTTTGCACTCTTCAAACTTCCAAAACAACTTGTGTCCATAAGCAACCCCATTCTGCCCATTTATGAAAGTGGCACAAAAATGAATCAATAGCTCTCTCATGGAAAATTCCTTCCATTGATTTTAAAGTGCTCTGAGTCCAGCCAATTTGAAGATATACAGCGTACACATTATTTTGTGATGCAAGTCTAACACGAAAAACATCATCATTTTGAACACTTGTTATGAATTTTGTTGGATGCAATAAATATCATTTGTTAAATTgcctgttttaaatttatttatatgtgcaATGATTTGCTAAATTACAATCAACAACAATGacctgttaattttaataatcagctgttaaacaacattattaatttgattaGTGTTTATTAAGTGTGTTATGGTGCTCTGAAAAACCTTTGTTACTCCATTATTACTGGTTGTAGTAAAATAATCAACTTGGCATTAAATGTTCATCAGCCATgggcagtagcgtagccagaaattaagttcggggggggtccgaaaccggagGATCtaggggacgttttgtgtgttatatgccaatgagttcactggtaaaaggtaaataccaaacaTATGGAGCTTTACTACGCCTTacagaaagtggaaagatgtaataggtaaattcaactctcacagcaactctagtaccacaaattttcttgtatatcttcagaaactttacgaagtttgATTCTGACCGAGTAGAaagcaccaaagtgatgttggattcactggataaggaagaaaaagaacaaaacagagcttcactcaagcgtataattgacacaactatattttgtggagaaaatgaaatatcCCTTCgaggacattgggccactgacagccgaaaaccctttagaaaagtaGGGCAatttgctcgggtacagatcaaactaacggtcggaaaatacaccggaaaaactctactgattagaagttcggctactttggatttcactgatagaggtatttatgaatgagttataatgacgattttttgtataattCCACTGTAGACGAgaatataattatcggaaaaaaatcactttcggtcggaaataaaatacaccagaaaaactctaatgattagagaacttcaactacttcggacttcagttattgaggtaaacgtggtatttttgattgaggtaggacgacgattttttgttatcattaaactctactcgactacctatatagttaccgagaaaaaaatcacttccggtcggtaaataccgaagaaaagctctctacagatttaagttttgacaattttgaatttcaataacaataccaaaaatagaaatagaaatacaATAATAGACCATTTTTTGTAaggaatctatatatataaaaatgaatgtttgtatgtttgtcctttatggaatcgtgaactattggaccgatcatgatgaaaatttgtacgtatatgtatttttccacggagaaggtttataagctatgcccatccctttcccgattcaggattccgccccactggttacagaaatacccataagaaatgcattgcagcaaacatatgttaacatcttttcaaatttttaatcagctgttctttgtaaacatatattacacttatagttttaaagcatagagtaagcttaagagaaacgacaaattttgtttaaactgtttctgcaatcactgttaaacatagactttactatccagataatacaattcaaatttgacgtaaaaattcacctttaactgtaatatttatttaatataaaccatgctcatgcttgatcagaagagcaatgcagatatcataattactatcttacgttggctacaaatataaagaatgttataaaatcaaccttagttgtttttttttgacagaagtatggttctcaaaactccgtgtgtacatattctctcgatcgagacaacaaagcaagctcaatcgtggcatcggagatataactaatttaatctaaaaattatatttgaaaaaaaaatatttactaagtaatataaggacttcggttcttaagatttgcgtgcgaagccgtgggtaacagctagatagaggcaggaatatggtacataccttcataatacgcccaagaggctcacgatggaacgactatcaattatctcagcaatgtttagaatgtgatagaaaaagaataagtgaatatagtgtactgtttttcaacgggaaattgcgtgcgaagccacgggcaacttttgcaaaaaattattgaaatgcgcagcaaagcgcgccgggcccgctagtaagtatataaataattttcaggctTCTGTTTTTGATCAGGGTATAACTGATCATTGCTTATTAGCTGTAAATTCTAAAATTGCGCCTACACAAGCTGTAAACCAATCTGTAAATTCTGTTCAAATTTCTGATTTATTGAAAGTAGCTATAGATTTTAATCTTGTTAAGAATAAGTTACAGACAGTCAATTGGAATGATGTATACTTGgataatgatgtaaataattcCTTTTGTATTAGTAGTAGcagtaaaaatgttgaaattacttGAAAGTTTACAAAAGCCAAATCAATGAGTCCGTGGTTgacgaaatacatttttaacaaatttgaaagacgtaaaaaattatacaaaatatacaaaaaagggccgttagatttatttgtttttaaatattttgataatttctgttcaatgttaaactttcaaattgtGTTAgcgaaaaatagtttttattcaaatcaatTATTGGGATGCAATGGAGTCAGTgtacaacaatggaaaataataaatagcttgACTGGTGAGAGTAAAAACAAAACGGTTGAACGCATAGAAAATACTAACAGAGTTTCAATCACAGAACCAGCCGATATCGCAGAAGAGATTAACAATTACCTTATATCTGTACAGTCTGACCGCCCGGGTAAAGACCAAGCGACGAAGCTACCTCCATTGTAAGCTTGCCCACACTCTTTCTTTTTAACTCCTACTACGGAAGAAGAGGTTATAAGCATTGTTATaggcatgaaaaataaaaaatcttctgaTTTTGATAATATTACCG
This sequence is a window from Homalodisca vitripennis isolate AUS2020 unplaced genomic scaffold, UT_GWSS_2.1 ScUCBcl_10579;HRSCAF=19533, whole genome shotgun sequence. Protein-coding genes within it:
- the LOC124374858 gene encoding phospholipid-transporting ATPase ABCA3-like, encoding MLTTSPFGFCSCCLFLLIHHLFFCISTFFTNGTIAIIIGVILWYIGTIYLNIIFVTSPSKHGLFLNTLSCLWPSIALQWSIDVINDFHKSGHKWTMSSLFDSGTRGDRVSVGLASTMLVVDVILYNLITWYMENINPGPYGQTKPPGFIFQQLEVEPQKATTTRGAGCDGGQLRSNLS